The following are encoded together in the Gemmatimonadaceae bacterium genome:
- a CDS encoding Plug domain-containing protein, with product MPAAAHAQGRDTLARRDTLAKRDSLAKRDSLAKRDTTVKSDTGGALVPLPAVPDSIAKRVVPKDTIKAPLAHAESPQLADPTGSYRLDRAQIFASGARSVGDLLDRLPGVTGLRTGWIATPMTSAYLGDAGRVRVFMDGLEYDSFNPHDGGAVDYSQLPLWPIEEITVERSASEVRVYLNTWRVNRTTPYTRTDIATGDQQTNLYRAFFGRRFAHGEALQFGVQQYGTTPERAGATSDQLSLMGRVGWARGAFSVDAFMLQVASHRGSIVDPYTLDSIPQLASTRRDAYVRLGYGDPDQGPWIQGVAGTTRYAFGGSPATTTGVTIPTDTTAADSAAVKSDTAVSGSQYLLTGGFSRWGVRFSGAEHYFVALHRSLAVPSVRASYDWRGLSLAAFSEGKGRDSTSRREVSATIMPLSFIRFSASVGQARDAMVRDSVLSPQYRRLEAGLRIHDFWIGGGTITRGAVALAAPTLVNDSLTSVREPSASAKFVNVQGRVWRGINADVFALRWNDSTGYYRPQFQARSQLYISTSLLNRFPDNTFHFFLGLTHEYRSATFFPLADGSAERVDGYRTIGAQLEIRIERAVLSYQFSNVLGEKYTQVPGFFMPRQASIYGVRWEFWN from the coding sequence TTGCCTGCCGCCGCGCATGCCCAGGGGCGTGACACCCTCGCCCGGCGAGATACGCTGGCCAAACGCGACTCGCTGGCCAAACGCGACTCGCTCGCCAAGCGCGACACCACGGTGAAGTCCGACACCGGGGGCGCGCTCGTGCCCCTGCCGGCCGTACCCGATTCCATCGCCAAGCGCGTGGTGCCCAAGGACACCATCAAGGCGCCGCTCGCGCACGCCGAATCGCCGCAGCTCGCGGATCCCACCGGCAGCTACCGGCTGGACCGCGCCCAGATCTTCGCCAGCGGAGCGCGGAGCGTGGGCGATCTGCTCGATCGCCTGCCCGGCGTGACGGGACTCCGCACGGGATGGATCGCCACCCCGATGACGTCCGCCTATCTGGGCGACGCGGGACGCGTGCGCGTGTTCATGGACGGGCTCGAGTACGATTCGTTCAATCCTCACGACGGCGGGGCGGTGGACTATTCGCAGCTGCCGCTGTGGCCCATCGAGGAGATCACCGTCGAGCGGTCGGCGTCCGAGGTGCGCGTGTACCTCAACACCTGGCGCGTGAATCGCACCACGCCCTACACCCGCACCGACATCGCCACGGGCGACCAGCAGACCAACCTCTATCGCGCGTTCTTTGGACGCCGGTTTGCTCACGGCGAAGCGCTCCAGTTCGGCGTCCAGCAGTACGGAACGACTCCGGAGCGCGCCGGCGCCACCAGCGACCAGCTCTCGCTCATGGGACGCGTTGGCTGGGCCCGCGGCGCGTTCAGCGTGGATGCCTTCATGCTGCAGGTGGCCAGCCACCGCGGATCCATCGTCGATCCGTACACCCTCGATTCGATCCCCCAGCTCGCGTCCACGCGCCGCGACGCCTACGTGCGCCTGGGGTACGGCGATCCGGATCAGGGGCCCTGGATCCAGGGAGTGGCCGGCACCACGCGGTACGCCTTCGGCGGCAGTCCGGCCACCACCACGGGGGTGACGATCCCCACCGACACGACCGCCGCCGACTCCGCTGCGGTCAAGAGCGATACCGCGGTGTCCGGCAGCCAGTATCTGCTCACCGGCGGGTTCTCCCGCTGGGGCGTGCGGTTCAGCGGCGCCGAACACTACTTCGTCGCGCTCCATCGCTCGCTGGCGGTGCCGAGCGTTCGCGCCAGCTACGACTGGCGTGGCCTCTCGCTCGCCGCGTTCAGCGAGGGTAAGGGACGCGACTCCACTTCGCGCCGCGAAGTCAGCGCCACCATCATGCCGCTGAGCTTCATCCGGTTCTCGGCGTCCGTCGGCCAGGCCCGCGACGCCATGGTGCGCGACAGCGTGCTGAGTCCGCAGTATCGGCGGCTCGAAGCGGGTTTGCGCATCCACGATTTCTGGATCGGCGGCGGAACGATCACCCGAGGGGCCGTCGCCCTCGCCGCCCCAACGCTGGTCAACGACTCGCTGACCAGCGTTCGCGAGCCCTCGGCCAGCGCCAAGTTCGTGAACGTCCAGGGGCGCGTGTGGCGGGGCATAAACGCCGACGTGTTTGCCCTGCGGTGGAACGACAGCACCGGGTACTACCGGCCCCAATTCCAGGCCAGGAGCCAGCTGTATATCAGCACGTCGCTTCTCAACCGGTTTCCCGACAACACCTTCCACTTCTTCCTGGGCCTCACGCACGAGTACCGCTCGGCCACCTTCTTCCCCCTGGCCGACGGCTCGGCCGAGCGCGTGGACGGCTACCGCACCATCGGCGCCCAGCTGGAAATCCGGATCGAGCGAGCCGTGCTCTCCTACCAGTTCAGCAACGTGCTGGGGGAGAAGTACACGCAGGTGCCCGGATTCTTCATGCCTCGCCAGGCCTCGATCTACGGAGTTCGGTGGGAGTTCTGGAATTGA
- the icd gene encoding isocitrate dehydrogenase (NADP(+)) — protein MATYKYATVPATGERIGYANGELKVPDHPIIPFIEGDGTGADIWRASVRVFDAAVAKCYGGKRKVAWMEVFAGEKAFTNYKDWLPQETVDAMKEFRVAIKGPLTTPIGGGIRSLNVALRQMLDLYACIRPVRYFEGVGSPMKQPALLDIIVFRENTEDVYAGIEWKAGSPEADKLRAFIKTELGADIREHSAIGIKPMSEFGSKRLIRMAIQHALKHNLPSVTLVHKGNIMKFTEGAFRDWGYEVARNEFPEVTVAEADVGKAGVNARADAVIIKDRIADSMFQQMLLRPNEYSVLATPNLNGDYLSDAAAAQVGGLGIAPGGNVGDGVAVFEATHGTAPKYANLDKINPGSVILSGVMMFEYLGWNEAATMIVRGLENAITSRHVTYDLARQMPGATEVSTSGFADQIIKGMAG, from the coding sequence ATGGCGACGTACAAATACGCAACCGTCCCCGCGACCGGGGAACGCATCGGCTACGCCAACGGCGAGCTGAAGGTCCCCGACCACCCGATCATCCCGTTCATCGAAGGCGACGGTACCGGCGCCGACATCTGGCGCGCCTCGGTGCGCGTGTTCGATGCCGCGGTGGCCAAGTGCTACGGCGGCAAACGCAAGGTCGCCTGGATGGAGGTATTCGCCGGCGAGAAGGCGTTCACCAACTATAAGGATTGGCTGCCGCAGGAAACCGTGGACGCCATGAAGGAGTTCCGCGTCGCCATCAAGGGTCCGCTCACGACGCCGATCGGCGGCGGCATCCGATCGCTGAACGTGGCGTTGCGGCAGATGCTCGACCTCTACGCCTGCATCCGGCCGGTGCGTTACTTCGAGGGCGTGGGCAGCCCCATGAAGCAACCAGCGCTCCTCGACATCATCGTGTTCCGCGAGAACACCGAGGACGTGTACGCGGGCATCGAATGGAAGGCCGGCTCCCCCGAGGCCGACAAGCTGCGTGCGTTCATCAAGACGGAACTCGGCGCGGACATCCGCGAACACTCGGCCATCGGGATCAAACCGATGTCGGAGTTCGGGTCCAAGCGGCTCATCCGCATGGCCATCCAGCACGCGCTCAAGCACAACCTGCCGTCGGTGACGCTGGTGCACAAAGGCAACATCATGAAGTTCACCGAGGGCGCGTTCCGCGATTGGGGGTACGAAGTGGCGCGGAACGAGTTTCCCGAAGTCACCGTGGCGGAAGCCGACGTCGGCAAGGCCGGCGTCAACGCCAGGGCCGACGCCGTGATCATCAAGGATCGCATCGCCGACTCCATGTTCCAGCAGATGCTCCTGCGGCCCAACGAATATTCCGTGCTCGCCACGCCCAATCTCAATGGCGACTACCTCTCCGACGCCGCCGCGGCGCAGGTGGGCGGGCTGGGCATCGCGCCAGGCGGGAACGTTGGCGACGGCGTGGCGGTATTCGAAGCCACGCACGGGACGGCGCCCAAGTACGCCAACCTCGACAAGATCAATCCGGGCAGCGTGATCCTTTCCGGTGTGATGATGTTCGAGTATCTCGGGTGGAACGAGGCCGCCACGATGATCGTTCGCGGTCTCGAGAACGCCATCACGTCCCGGCACGTCACCTACGATCTCGCCCGTCAGATGCCGGGGGCCACGGAAGTGTCCACCTCGGGATTCGCCGACCAGATCATCAAGGGGATGGCGGGCTGA
- a CDS encoding leucyl aminopeptidase, whose product MPIPISAQPAAFAALDTPLLALALADGAALTPDLAPVDAATGGALGRALTARDFRGSRDELLFLAGGAAGIRRVLLVGMGKVTQRTDALRRAAMLAARQAARLGTGSVAFHAGALTAADAEAITLGLIAGSWRYDDVKTPPPAAEQRAPLTNGVVLGSDMAAAEQGVAAGVAIGAGHSLARTLGMMPGNLCTPDFLAETARDIAKRHGMQCTVLGRAEMEQEGMGSFLSVAQGTPQDPKLIVMEYRKGAKGAKPVVLVGKGLCFDSGGISIKPAQSMEWMKYDMCGAAGVLGAMEAIGRLGLRVNVVGLVGSTTNMPSGTAVKPGDVVKSHLGKYIEIINTDAEGRLVLADVLSYARRFDPAAVVDAATLTGACVIALGHLATGVMGSDQSLVAEVLAAGDRSGERGWQLPMWDEYKPLIKSEVADIKNTGGRGAGTITAALFLAEFTESYPWVHLDIAGTAYSETDLVVMPSGPTGVPVGTFVELVRGRAT is encoded by the coding sequence ATGCCGATCCCCATCTCAGCCCAACCAGCCGCCTTCGCCGCGCTCGACACGCCGTTGCTGGCGCTGGCGCTGGCTGACGGCGCCGCCCTCACGCCCGATCTCGCCCCGGTCGACGCCGCCACCGGCGGGGCGCTGGGACGCGCGCTCACGGCGCGCGACTTCCGCGGCAGTCGCGACGAACTCCTGTTCCTTGCCGGTGGCGCCGCCGGCATTCGCCGCGTGCTGCTCGTGGGCATGGGCAAGGTCACGCAGCGCACCGATGCGCTGCGCCGGGCCGCCATGCTGGCCGCCCGCCAGGCCGCGCGCCTGGGCACCGGCTCGGTGGCGTTTCATGCGGGCGCCCTCACCGCCGCCGATGCGGAGGCGATCACGCTCGGCCTCATCGCCGGTTCGTGGCGCTACGACGACGTGAAGACCCCGCCGCCGGCCGCCGAGCAGCGCGCGCCGCTCACCAACGGCGTGGTGCTTGGATCCGACATGGCCGCCGCCGAGCAGGGCGTCGCGGCGGGCGTGGCGATCGGCGCCGGACACTCGCTGGCCCGCACCCTCGGCATGATGCCCGGCAACCTGTGCACGCCCGATTTCCTGGCCGAGACCGCGCGCGATATCGCCAAGCGCCACGGCATGCAGTGCACCGTGCTCGGGCGCGCGGAGATGGAGCAGGAGGGCATGGGATCGTTCCTCTCGGTGGCCCAGGGCACGCCGCAGGATCCCAAGCTCATCGTCATGGAATACCGCAAGGGAGCAAAGGGCGCCAAGCCGGTGGTGCTCGTCGGCAAGGGCCTGTGTTTCGACTCGGGCGGGATCTCGATCAAGCCTGCCCAGAGCATGGAGTGGATGAAGTACGACATGTGCGGCGCCGCCGGCGTGCTCGGCGCCATGGAAGCGATCGGCCGCCTCGGGCTCCGCGTGAACGTCGTCGGACTCGTGGGCTCCACCACCAACATGCCGTCCGGTACCGCGGTCAAGCCGGGCGACGTGGTGAAAAGCCACCTCGGCAAGTACATCGAGATCATCAACACCGACGCCGAAGGACGGCTCGTGCTCGCCGACGTGCTCTCGTATGCGCGCCGCTTCGATCCGGCCGCCGTCGTGGACGCCGCGACGCTCACCGGCGCCTGCGTGATCGCGCTCGGCCATCTGGCCACGGGCGTCATGGGGTCCGACCAATCGCTCGTCGCCGAAGTGCTGGCCGCGGGCGATCGCTCGGGCGAACGCGGGTGGCAGCTCCCGATGTGGGACGAGTACAAGCCCCTCATCAAGTCCGAAGTGGCCGACATCAAGAACACCGGCGGGCGTGGCGCCGGCACGATCACCGCCGCGCTGTTCCTGGCCGAATTCACGGAGTCGTACCCGTGGGTGCACCTCGACATCGCAGGCACCGCCTACAGCGAAACCGATCTTGTCGTGATGCCGAGCGGCCCCACCGGCGTGCCGGTGGGAACGTTCGTGGAACTCGTTCGAGGGCGCGCGACCTGA